The window GTTTTTCATCGAACTGCCCGACCCATGGCAGGAGCTTGGATGTGATTGACTTTATTATGCACAAAGAGCAGCTGACCAAGCGGGAAGCGATATTAAAGGCCAAGGCGCTTATTGGCGGTACAGGCAAAGGGGTAGCGCCTCAAAACAAGCCGCTTTCCAGGGAGCTGATCGTACAGCGGATATTCACCTACTTTAAGAACGGGATATACAGTAGTGGTCCGGCGCAGGAGTACTTAAGTGGACGGGGACTAGATTACCGCAAAACGGAGGTGGGATATAACAGCGGTCAGTTTCATCACGGTAAGCGCAAGGACAAGGCGCTGATCGAGGGGTGTGTACGCTGTGGACTGCTGTTGGATCTAGGCAACACATCGCGAACGGGCAACCGGGCGTATAAGCCATTTGGCAAGTGGGGTGTGGTTTTTCCGCTGAGAGATCGAGACCGCCAAATTGTCGGGCTGTACTTCCGCAGCATACTGGAGGACAAAAAGCAGCGCCATTTTTATTTAAAGAACCGGCAAGGGCTTTATCCGGGTTACCCGGGAGAAGAGACCAGACGGCTGATCCTTACCGAGAGTATTATTGATGCGGCTACTTTGTTGGAACAAGAAAAGATCAAAGCTCATTATCAAGTACTGGCACTCTATGGAACAAACGGCCTAACACAAGAGCATCAAAAAGCCATCCAGGATCTGCAAGAGTTAGAAGAAATCGTCTTCTTTTTAAACGGAGACCAGGCGGGCATCAAAGCGGTGGAGAAATACGCCCCGGCGCTTAAAGGGGAGTACCCCGAGGTTAAGATCACCCACGTTCAGGTTCCGGAGGGTGAAGATGTAAACAGTCTTTTGCAGGGCCACAGCCCGGATCTTTTAATCCACCTTATTGAAGACCGAAAGGAGTACGATTTTTTGCTTTTGGGCGGAAAACCAGAAGGGGCGGATATTTTTCTTTCAACGGAGAGCGAGCGCCTCGATGTGCCCATAAAGTCAGTTGAAAAAGAAAAGCCTGAACGGGCCCGGGAAGGCGGTTTGGATACCAACAACCCCTACAATCTGAAATTCACCGGCAGGGAAGCCCAATACCAAATCAAGGGGTTTAGTGTAGGCCAGCCGGATAGCCTTAAGATCACCCTTCAAATCACCTCTAGATGAAGACCATTACCTTAAAACTGGATTTGTATGAGTACAGTCAGGTGGAGAAAACCTGCAAAGCGGTATCGGAGCGTTTGGGGTTAAAAAAAGAGTTCTTGGAGCAGGACTTGGAGCAGCTTACCGGTTTGTTGGAGCAGTACAGGGAGCGGCAAGTGGTCACAGGGGGCAGAAGCGAGTTAAAGAAAGTAAGCCCCTCCCCTGAGTCTGTCACACGCTGCATGGAGTTATTGCGATCGGAAGACTTGATTCAAAAGTTTAATGAGCTGATCGGAAAGGCCGGTATCGTTGGGGAATACAACAGCCGCATTTTGCTTTTTGTTATTGCCAGCTCCTACAAGATGGAGGACACCTTACATGGGCTGATACAGGGCAGCTCGGGCAGCGGGAAGACCCGGCTATTGAAGATCATCAGCGATTTAATGCCGCCCGAGGATGTTAAAAGGTACACCCGGGTAACGGACAATAGTTTTTACAATCAGGACGAATATTTTTTTGTGAATAAGTTGGTGTGTTTTGAGGATCTGGACGGCTTGAAAGAAGATGCGCAGCTGGCCGTTCGGGAGCTGCAGAGCAATGAGATCCTAAGGACCTCGACCAGTTTAAAGGATAAAAGCGGGCGCATTACCGGTGGTGAGCGCATTGTACGCGGGCCCATCGGTTCGCTCTCCTGTACCACCAGGGGCGATACGTATGAGGACAACATCAGTCGCAGTTTTTTAATCGCCGTGGATGAGTCCAGAGCCCAGACCTTAAGGGTGATCGAGTATCAGAACAGTCTGTCGGCCGGGCAGATCGATAAACAGGATCAGGAAAAGGTCAAAGGTTTTGTGCGCAACTGCATCCGGCTCTTGCGTCCCTACCGGGTGGTCAACCCCTATGCCAATAAGATCCGGTTACCACAAGAGGCGCACAAGATCAGAAGGCTCAATGAGCTTTATCAGTGTTTTGTTCGTCAGATCACCTTGCTTAACCAGTATCAGAGAAAGCGCGATAAACAGGGACGCGTTTTGACCCAAAAGGAAGATCTGCAAACGGCCTGTGATATTCTTTTTGAGAGCATTGTCCTTAAGGTCGATGAGTTGGACGGGAGCCTGCGTCAGTTCTTTGAATCCCTTAAAGAGTATTTGACAAAGAAGGCTAAAGAGGAGTGTAAAGACCCCTCTGAGCTCGACTTTACCCAGCGAGAGATCCGTCAGGCCTTGAGCATCAGCAAAGCCCAGTGCAGCCGATTTGTTGGCCGGTTACAATCCATGGAGTACCTCACCAGTCGCTACTCAGGCAATCAGCGCA is drawn from Flavobacteriales bacterium and contains these coding sequences:
- a CDS encoding toprim domain-containing protein — its product is MEISQIKAELPIKKVLGHYGLKPDKHQRLRCPFHDDKTPSLQVYYKTQTCYCFSSNCPTHGRSLDVIDFIMHKEQLTKREAILKAKALIGGTGKGVAPQNKPLSRELIVQRIFTYFKNGIYSSGPAQEYLSGRGLDYRKTEVGYNSGQFHHGKRKDKALIEGCVRCGLLLDLGNTSRTGNRAYKPFGKWGVVFPLRDRDRQIVGLYFRSILEDKKQRHFYLKNRQGLYPGYPGEETRRLILTESIIDAATLLEQEKIKAHYQVLALYGTNGLTQEHQKAIQDLQELEEIVFFLNGDQAGIKAVEKYAPALKGEYPEVKITHVQVPEGEDVNSLLQGHSPDLLIHLIEDRKEYDFLLLGGKPEGADIFLSTESERLDVPIKSVEKEKPERAREGGLDTNNPYNLKFTGREAQYQIKGFSVGQPDSLKITLQITSR